Proteins found in one Brachypodium distachyon strain Bd21 chromosome 5, Brachypodium_distachyon_v3.0, whole genome shotgun sequence genomic segment:
- the LOC100845555 gene encoding protein YABBY 5, with protein MMSPAESSETSFFPDHIVEQQEQPPFVEQEQLCYVHCNFCDTILAVGVPCSSLFKTVAVRCGHCANLLSVNLRSLLLPAAAPNQLPFGQSLISPTSPASPHGLLDEMSSFQAPSSLLTEQSSPNVSSITSSNNSSAINTPATMSMPPEKAAQREPQTRKNASSGSTKHPEKRQRVPSAYNRFIKDEIQRIKANNPDITHREAFSAAAKNWAHFPHIHFGLMPDQALRKTSIQSQDAAGDCMLFKDSLYAAAAAAAAASSMGVTPF; from the exons ATGATGTCACCCGCGGAGTCGTCCGAGACCTCCTTCTTCCCGGACCACATCGtggagcagcaggagcagcccCCCTTCGTCGAGCAGGAGCAGCTGTGCTACGTCCACTGCAACTTCTGCGACACCATCCTCGCG GTGGGCGTGCCGTGCAGCAGCCTGTTCAAGACGGTCGCCGTGCGATGCGGCCACTGCGCCAACCTGCTCTCCGTCAACCTCCGGAGCCTCCTGCTCCCGGCCGCTGCCCCCAACCAGCTTCCCTTCGGCCAGTCGCTCATCTCCCCAACCTCGCCGGCGTCACCGCACGGCCTCCTT GATGAGATGTCGTCGTTCCAAGCGCCGTCGAGCCTACTGACTGAGCAGTCCAGCCCCAACGTAAGCAGCATCACGAGCAGCAACAACAGTTCTGCCATCAACACGCCGGCGACCATGTCGATGCCGCCGGAGAAAGCAGCGCAGAGGGAGCCGCAGACGCGGAAGAACGCGTCATCAGGGTCGACCAAGC ATCCAGAGAAGCGGCAGAGGGTTCCCTCGGCATACAACCGATTTATCAA AGACGAGATTCAGCGTATCAAGGCGAACAATCCGGACATCACCCACAGGGAGGCTTTCAGCGCAGCTGCCAAGAAT TGGGCTCATTTTCCACACATCCATTTCGGTCTGATGCCTGATCAGGCCCTGAGGAAGACCAGCATACAAAGCCAG GATGCAGCTGGGGACTGCATGCTCTTCAAGGACAGTCTCTAcgcggccgccgcagcagccgcagcggcATCTAGCATGGGCGTCACTCCATTTTAG
- the SWN2 gene encoding uncharacterized protein LOC100845863 isoform X1, whose amino-acid sequence MNAFSHVPPGFRFHPTDEELVDYYLRKKVAFKSIDLDIIKDVDLYKIEPWDIQEQCKIGTEDQNDWFFFSHKDKKYPTGTRTNRATTAGFWKATGRDKPIYVKHCLVGMRKTLVFYKGRAPNGQKSDWIMHEYRLETSENGAPHDEGWVVCKVFKKRVATVQRMSTDSPFWVNDHVAFVAPHVDSPRQAMHHLQNALYNGHQQSYYNHHPCKVELEYHHLLPQEPMSFLQLPQLESPRLPDLIGAVATLQQPSILTRHGDQASSQQLQIDPVYATDASAAADWRDLDKFMASQLISHGESNLAKAFQVEQGKQEEALDYVSTSASGGGGNDLWK is encoded by the exons atgaacgCTTTCTCCCATGTCCCCCCTGGTTTTCGTTTCCACCCCACCGATGAGGAACTGGTGGATTACTACCTGAGGAAGAAGGTAGCGTTTAAGAGCATAGACTTGGACATCATAAAAGATGTTGATTTGTACAAAATCGAGCCATGGGATATACAAG AACAATGCAAGATCGGAACCGAAGACCAGAACGACTGGTTTTTCTTCAGCCACAAGGACAAGAAGTACCCGACGGGCACTCGCACCAACAGAGCAACCACTGCCGGTTTCTGGAAGGCCACCGGAAGAGACAAGCCGATCTACGTCAAACACTGCCTCGTCGGGATGAGGAAGACGCTGGTTTTCTACAAGGGCCGGGCTCCCAATGGGCAGAAATCAGATTGGATCATGCACGAGTACCGCTTGGAGACCAGCGAAAATGGAGCTCCCCAC GACGAAGGATGGGTGGTCTGCAAGGTGTTCAAGAAGCGAGTCGCGACGGTGCAGAGAATGTCAACGGACTCGCCCTTCTGGGTCAACGACCACGTGGCGTTCGTGGCGCCTCACGTCGACTCGCCGAGGCAAGCTATGCACCATCTCCAGAACGCGTTGTACAATGGCCACCAACAGAGCTACTACAACCACCACCCTTGCAAGGTGGAGCTGGAGTACCATCACCTCCTTCCCCAAGAGCCCATGAGCTTCCTGCAGCTCCCCCAGCTAGAGAGCCCCAGGCTTCCGGACCTCATTGGCGCTGTGGCCACTCTCCAGCAACCGTCCATCCTAACACGCCACGGTGACCAAGCTTCTTCTCAACAACTTCAGATCGACCCGGTGTATGCGACGGACGCATCCGCTGCCGCGGATTGGAGGGATCTCGACAAGTTCATGGCGTCTCAGCTCATCAGCCACGGCGAGTCCAATCTTGCCAAGGCGTTTCAGGTGGAGCAGGGGAAACAAGAAGAGGCATTGGATTATGTGTCGACGTCTGCctccggcggaggcggaaATGATTTGTGGAAATAA
- the LOC104581410 gene encoding cleavage stimulating factor 64 → MDAITVASANCRCSRVVYVGNIAFHAAEKDVLDACELIGPVLSFRLAADGATGKRKGYAFVEYADDATAQSACRNLHGHLLRGRELRVGLAARAGARKHRRAGDDHEPVGLEDAIHAASLVVSGSGRPPAASVTRFLAAASRHQLREAAAAFESQGPEACEVLKEQIPGLAAAMEQVRHLLDMAAADDAAEEARKKRRADSGVPAAAEGADHRVKLRKVEDGAAVPAGVSCF, encoded by the coding sequence ATGGACGCCATCACCGTGGCCTCAGCCAACTGCCGCTGCAGCCGCGTCGTCTACGTGGGCAACATCGCCTTCCACGCCGCCGAGAAGGATGTCCTGGACGCCTGCGAGCTCATCGGCCCCGTCCTCTCcttccgcctcgccgccgacggggcCACGGGGAAGCGCAAGGGCTACGCTTTCGTCGAGTACGCCGACGACGCCACGGCGCAGAGCGCGTGCCGCAACCTCCACGGCCACCTCCTGCGCGGCCGCGAGCTGCGGGTCGGCCTCGCCGCCAGGGCCGGCGCGCGCAAGCATCGCCGGGCGGGCGACGACCACGAGCCCGTCGGCCTGGAGGACGCCATCCACGCCGCGTccctcgtcgtctccggctccgggcgcccccccgccgcctccgtcacGCGCTTCCTGGCGGCCGCGTCCAGGCACCAGctgcgggaggcggcggccgcgttCGAGAGCCAGGGCCCCGAGGCGTGCGAGGTTCTCAAGGAGCAGATCCCCGGGCTTGCCGCGGCGATGGAGCAGGTCCGGCATCTTCTCGACATGGCGGCCGCGGATGATGCCGCTGAGGAGGCAAGGAAGAAGCGGCGCGCGGATTCCGGCGTCCCGGCGGCTGCCGAAGGGGCCGATCACCGCGTGAAGCTCAGGAAGGTGGAAGATGGTGCTGCCGTTCCCGCTGGAGTTTCCTGCTTCTGA